In the genome of Hyphobacterium sp. CCMP332, one region contains:
- a CDS encoding energy transducer TonB, protein MKIWLTFAFVIFALSLSAQEVVPADTSKSYVTYGPEPSFPGGLEAFYKFVQKELETLDLDGTSSDPAWVKFLVDKDGTIIKVVILESPDKGYENAIRDMFKRMPKWQPARREGEFVISEMTLPIFFN, encoded by the coding sequence ATGAAAATTTGGCTGACATTTGCTTTTGTGATATTCGCTTTAAGTCTTTCAGCACAGGAAGTGGTACCGGCTGATACCAGTAAAAGCTATGTAACTTATGGGCCAGAACCAAGTTTTCCGGGGGGCCTTGAGGCCTTTTATAAGTTTGTGCAAAAAGAACTTGAAACCCTCGATCTTGACGGCACAAGTTCCGATCCGGCTTGGGTCAAATTCTTGGTTGATAAAGATGGAACTATAATTAAAGTAGTTATTCTCGAATCTCCGGACAAGGGATATGAAAATGCAATTCGCGATATGTTTAAAAGAATGCCCAAATGGCAACCGGCAAGACGAGAGGGTGAATTTGTCATCTCGGAAATGACCCTTCCCATATTTTTCAATTGA
- the mnmA gene encoding tRNA 2-thiouridine(34) synthase MnmA, whose product MKRVVVGLSGGVDSSVAAYLLKEQGYDVIAMFMKNWHDESVILDDDCPWVEDSADALIVAEKLGIPFQTIDLSKEYKKRIVDYMFNEYAAGRTPNPDVLCNREIKFDIFLKAALKLKADFVATGHYCRKSEKDINGEKVYSLLSGLDKGKDQSYFLCQINQYQLSKALFPIGHLQKAEVRKIAKDLDLVTAEKKDSQGLCFVGKISLPEFLQQQLKPKKGKIIEIPANSEIYSSLPKSDFNTDLNQLSKTFEYAPENGEIVGEHNGAHYFTIGQRKGLNVGGKEKPLFVIDTDVKNNITYTGQGDDHPGLYRYGLFIPNSDIHWLREDLKMNNGEVRNYLCRIRYRQPLQKAKLHKEEAGLYIIFENKQRGITAGQFAAWYDQDELLGSGVIG is encoded by the coding sequence ATGAAAAGAGTTGTGGTGGGTCTTTCCGGAGGAGTGGATTCCAGTGTTGCTGCCTATTTACTAAAAGAACAGGGTTATGATGTAATTGCCATGTTTATGAAAAACTGGCATGACGAATCCGTAATTCTCGATGATGACTGCCCATGGGTTGAAGATAGCGCTGACGCGCTCATAGTTGCAGAAAAACTAGGTATTCCCTTTCAAACCATTGATCTGAGCAAGGAATACAAAAAACGCATAGTTGACTATATGTTTAATGAATATGCTGCAGGCCGGACTCCAAATCCTGATGTTCTGTGCAATAGGGAAATTAAATTTGATATATTCCTTAAAGCTGCCTTGAAATTAAAAGCTGATTTTGTCGCCACTGGACATTATTGCAGAAAATCTGAAAAAGATATAAATGGGGAAAAGGTTTACTCCTTGTTATCCGGACTTGACAAAGGCAAAGATCAGAGTTATTTTTTATGTCAAATAAATCAATACCAATTGAGCAAGGCTCTTTTTCCAATAGGCCATTTGCAAAAAGCGGAAGTAAGAAAAATTGCTAAAGATTTAGATCTTGTAACAGCTGAAAAAAAAGATTCTCAGGGATTGTGTTTTGTTGGCAAAATCTCACTTCCGGAATTCTTACAGCAACAGTTAAAACCGAAAAAGGGGAAAATCATAGAAATCCCGGCCAATTCTGAAATATATTCTTCTCTTCCAAAAAGTGATTTTAACACTGATTTAAACCAGCTTTCCAAAACCTTTGAGTACGCTCCTGAAAATGGTGAAATCGTAGGAGAGCACAATGGCGCACATTATTTTACTATTGGCCAAAGAAAAGGATTGAATGTAGGAGGTAAAGAAAAACCCCTATTTGTTATTGACACCGATGTTAAAAACAACATAACCTATACAGGTCAAGGCGATGATCATCCCGGTTTGTATCGCTATGGATTGTTTATCCCAAATTCAGATATCCACTGGCTTCGCGAGGATCTTAAAATGAATAACGGGGAGGTCAGAAACTATCTTTGCAGAATAAGGTATCGACAACCTTTACAAAAAGCAAAATTACATAAAGAGGAAGCTGGGCTTTATATCATCTTTGAAAATAAACAAAGAGGGATAACAGCCGGTCAATTTGCGGCCTGGTACGATCAGGATGAATTATTAGGTTCGGGTGTAATCGGGTAA
- a CDS encoding DNA-3-methyladenine glycosylase I, with translation MSYCIAVESMPDDSPHIRYHNEEYGFPLKSDNDLFGRLILEINQAGLSWTTILNKADNFREAYSDFSIDKVAAYSEMDRKRLLQNAGIIRNKLKVNAAIHNARIIMEMKKSHGSFKNWLDEKHPLSKEEWVKLFKKTGFKFVGGEIINEFLMSSGYLPGAHDKNCPVYKEIEKLNPMWLKHR, from the coding sequence ATGTCTTACTGCATAGCTGTTGAGTCAATGCCTGATGATAGCCCACATATTCGCTATCACAATGAAGAGTATGGATTTCCTCTAAAATCCGACAATGACCTATTTGGAAGATTGATTCTTGAAATCAATCAGGCAGGACTTAGCTGGACAACAATTTTGAATAAGGCAGATAATTTCCGGGAGGCATATTCAGACTTTAGTATTGATAAAGTTGCTGCTTATAGTGAAATGGACCGTAAAAGATTACTTCAAAATGCCGGCATTATTAGAAATAAATTGAAAGTAAATGCGGCCATTCACAATGCCCGAATAATTATGGAAATGAAGAAAAGTCATGGAAGTTTCAAAAACTGGCTTGATGAAAAGCATCCTCTTTCAAAGGAAGAATGGGTAAAATTATTTAAGAAAACTGGTTTTAAATTTGTCGGAGGTGAAATTATAAATGAATTTCTTATGAGTTCAGGTTATCTGCCGGGAGCGCATGATAAGAATTGCCCGGTTTATAAAGAAATAGAAAAACTCAATCCAATGTGGTTAAAGCATCGCTAG
- a CDS encoding Hsp20/alpha crystallin family protein, with amino-acid sequence MTLVKYNPSKRSYFPGFSNLFDDFFNDELYSNRMVGTMPSVNVKETEDTFHVELAAPGMSKNDFKVEADNNQLTISSEKESNNEEKDENGKYTMREFNYQSFRRSFTLPESANADKIAATYKDGVLNISIPKKEEAKQKPIRTIKIG; translated from the coding sequence ATGACACTTGTAAAATATAATCCGAGCAAAAGAAGTTATTTCCCAGGTTTCTCAAATCTGTTTGACGACTTCTTTAATGATGAATTGTACAGCAACAGAATGGTAGGTACAATGCCATCAGTGAACGTAAAAGAAACAGAAGACACATTTCATGTTGAGCTTGCAGCTCCGGGAATGTCTAAAAATGATTTTAAAGTAGAGGCTGATAATAATCAGTTGACTATTTCTTCAGAAAAAGAATCAAATAATGAAGAAAAAGATGAGAATGGTAAATACACCATGAGGGAGTTTAATTATCAGTCATTTAGGAGATCATTTACGTTGCCTGAAAGCGCAAATGCTGATAAAATCGCAGCTACTTACAAAGATGGTGTTTTGAATATCAGTATTCCTAAAAAAGAGGAAGCAAAACAAAAACCAATAAGAACAATAAAAATAGGTTAA
- a CDS encoding RsmF rRNA methyltransferase first C-terminal domain-containing protein, giving the protein MNKKELPKSFQKSIKENLPSHAEDLLKALEKDSPISIRLNPFKNNPDTKSLEKVPWTDKAFYLSKRPAFYADPFFHSGGYYVQEASSMIVEYILKKLQINNEELLALDLCAAPGGKSTILSTFLENNGVLVSNEIVWKRNLILQENLERWGQSNTIITHNNSGDFRKLNQVFDLILVDAPCSGEGMFRKDPRVIQEWSPSNVESCALRQSTILEDIASSLKNEGYLIYSTCTYNFLENESLIDKFLSQYDFECIEIDGIEDFSIVKNRHGNAIFYRLFPHNIKGEGLSICILRKKSTAGIFSKTKSKKGQNKFSKTDFSPSIKILNENSKISYVKRENEVFAIKSLIPEKILSQLNPLRIIKFGTHIGDFNRDKFVPSHGLALSLLLSKDIFCIDLDESGALRVLQRDASHLKSNDDYTEWIALKYKGNTLALAKNLKNRINIHIPKTFRIRKNIDEFL; this is encoded by the coding sequence TTGAACAAAAAGGAATTACCCAAATCATTTCAAAAATCAATAAAAGAAAATCTGCCTTCACATGCCGAGGATTTATTGAAAGCATTGGAAAAAGACTCTCCTATTAGTATACGATTAAATCCATTTAAAAATAATCCCGATACAAAATCTCTTGAAAAAGTCCCCTGGACAGACAAGGCCTTCTATTTATCAAAAAGGCCTGCCTTTTACGCAGATCCTTTTTTTCATTCCGGAGGGTATTATGTCCAGGAAGCATCTTCAATGATAGTAGAGTACATTCTGAAAAAGCTCCAAATAAATAATGAAGAATTGCTCGCTTTGGATTTATGCGCTGCCCCTGGCGGTAAAAGCACTATTTTATCTACTTTTCTAGAGAATAATGGCGTTTTGGTTTCGAATGAGATCGTTTGGAAACGCAACCTTATTCTTCAGGAGAATCTGGAAAGATGGGGCCAGAGCAACACGATTATAACGCATAATAATTCCGGCGATTTTAGAAAACTCAATCAGGTATTTGATTTGATTCTTGTCGATGCACCTTGTTCCGGTGAAGGTATGTTTCGCAAGGATCCTAGGGTTATACAGGAATGGTCTCCTTCCAATGTTGAGTCTTGTGCTTTAAGACAGTCCACAATCCTTGAAGATATTGCATCGAGCCTCAAAAATGAAGGCTATCTAATCTATTCAACCTGTACTTACAACTTCCTGGAAAATGAATCCCTTATCGATAAATTTTTAAGTCAATATGACTTTGAATGTATTGAAATTGATGGAATTGAAGATTTTAGTATTGTTAAAAATAGGCATGGTAATGCCATATTTTATCGCTTATTCCCGCACAATATAAAAGGTGAAGGTTTGAGTATTTGTATTCTCAGAAAAAAATCTACTGCTGGAATATTTTCAAAAACCAAATCAAAAAAAGGACAAAATAAATTCAGCAAAACCGATTTTAGTCCCTCTATCAAAATCTTAAATGAAAATTCGAAAATTTCCTATGTCAAAAGAGAGAATGAAGTTTTTGCAATAAAATCATTAATTCCGGAGAAAATTCTTTCACAATTAAATCCATTAAGAATTATAAAATTTGGTACGCACATAGGTGATTTCAATCGGGATAAGTTTGTCCCCTCTCATGGCTTGGCATTATCACTATTGTTGTCAAAAGATATTTTTTGTATTGACCTCGACGAGTCGGGGGCCTTAAGAGTATTGCAAAGAGATGCCTCACATTTAAAAAGTAATGATGACTATACAGAGTGGATTGCATTAAAATATAAAGGCAACACCCTGGCATTGGCAAAAAACCTTAAAAACAGAATTAACATTCACATTCCTAAAACATTCAGAATTCGCAAGAATATCGATGAATTTCTGTAA
- a CDS encoding carboxymuconolactone decarboxylase family protein, with translation MKDTYYNREDLGKFGNITEFQKKLGDQFFQYYNEVFKEGALTAREKSLIALAVAHAIQCPYCIEAYTDDTMKKGVDEEQMMEAVHVAAAIRGGASLVHSTQMMNIAKEKMM, from the coding sequence ATGAAAGACACCTATTATAACCGAGAGGATCTCGGTAAATTTGGCAATATCACAGAATTTCAAAAAAAGCTTGGAGATCAGTTTTTTCAATATTACAATGAGGTTTTTAAAGAAGGCGCATTAACTGCACGTGAAAAATCTTTAATAGCGCTAGCCGTGGCACATGCCATTCAATGTCCGTATTGCATAGAAGCCTATACCGACGATACCATGAAAAAAGGAGTCGATGAGGAACAAATGATGGAAGCAGTTCATGTGGCGGCTGCTATTCGTGGAGGAGCTTCTCTGGTTCACAGTACTCAGATGATGAACATTGCCAAAGAAAAGATGATGTGA
- a CDS encoding DUF2064 domain-containing protein: MKKFQSDTAILVFTRSLESECKHKKLSEFQNGKIIRRLMDQTEKTVKKSCLPYFISSDEYQYGDSFGERLYNEMQRVYNAGYKKIIVIGNDSPELTSETLINASEDIEKERIVLGPSSDGGVYLIGIHRKNLNRHQFINLPWLSDRVYHAFNEYSDSNSLTIVNCGQLDDIDNQEDLINHIKNHPLHRFSLYINSILASDSISLIKKSESSRSFEILGFRQLRAPPSLAN, translated from the coding sequence TTGAAGAAATTCCAATCCGATACTGCCATTTTAGTTTTTACCAGAAGTCTGGAAAGCGAATGCAAGCACAAAAAGCTTTCTGAATTTCAAAATGGTAAAATCATTAGAAGGTTAATGGATCAGACAGAAAAGACTGTAAAAAAATCCTGTCTCCCCTATTTTATCAGTTCGGATGAATATCAATACGGCGATTCATTCGGTGAACGACTTTACAATGAGATGCAGAGGGTCTATAACGCCGGTTATAAAAAAATAATTGTCATCGGCAATGATAGCCCTGAGTTAACCTCAGAGACATTAATAAATGCTTCAGAAGACATTGAAAAAGAAAGAATTGTTTTGGGCCCTTCCAGTGACGGTGGAGTATATCTCATTGGAATTCACAGAAAAAATTTAAACAGACATCAGTTTATTAATCTTCCATGGTTAAGCGATAGGGTTTATCACGCTTTTAATGAGTATTCCGATTCAAATTCGCTGACTATTGTTAATTGCGGACAACTGGATGATATTGACAATCAGGAAGATTTAATAAATCACATCAAAAATCATCCACTACATAGATTTTCACTCTATATCAATTCTATCCTGGCCTCGGATTCAATCAGTTTAATCAAAAAATCTGAGTCTAGCCGATCGTTTGAAATTTTAGGATTTAGGCAATTGCGCGCGCCCCCCTCTTTGGCGAACTAA
- a CDS encoding NUDIX hydrolase: MKENPWKTLSEENVYDNPWIQVSHNRVINPNGGEGIYGKVSFKNLAIGIIPIDNELNTWLVGQYRYTIDEYSWEIPMGGGKIGIPAIESAKRELKEETGIIAKNWDLISKIHTSNSVTDELGFTYLAQDLSFEDTEFEETERLEIKKLPLLEAFELVMKNEITDSLSQAGILKAHIFADYDKNQIRIPESNTIKI, translated from the coding sequence ATGAAAGAGAATCCCTGGAAAACACTAAGTGAAGAAAATGTTTATGATAACCCCTGGATACAAGTAAGTCATAACCGGGTGATTAACCCAAATGGAGGTGAAGGGATTTATGGCAAAGTAAGTTTTAAAAATCTAGCCATAGGTATTATTCCCATCGATAATGAATTAAATACATGGTTGGTAGGTCAATATAGATATACCATTGACGAATACTCATGGGAAATCCCAATGGGAGGTGGCAAAATTGGTATTCCGGCAATTGAATCGGCAAAACGCGAACTGAAAGAAGAAACGGGAATTATTGCTAAAAATTGGGATTTGATTTCTAAAATACACACTTCCAATTCGGTGACAGATGAGCTTGGTTTTACGTATCTGGCGCAAGATTTAAGCTTTGAGGATACAGAATTTGAAGAAACAGAACGATTGGAAATTAAAAAATTACCCCTGCTGGAAGCTTTTGAGCTAGTAATGAAAAATGAAATTACTGATTCATTAAGTCAGGCTGGAATATTAAAAGCGCACATTTTCGCAGACTATGACAAAAATCAAATTCGCATTCCGGAATCAAATACAATAAAGATTTGA
- a CDS encoding PD-(D/E)XK nuclease family protein, whose amino-acid sequence MRNNQNAFIENLILAIVAEKKSNYSDTCLIFPTKRAVLYAKEYFVKHAEGSLILPEIQSFEEFVYQCIPLDIASQELALMNLHKVYKDIQSKYDFPFEDFLNYSMLLLKDFDSIDQNLVNDESVFKLMSQSASLERWSNDLGVDNLSFDENGIVSDYFTFWDIAAELYKKNKSYLLSKNICYTGLAYRFFFENFESLKNDINFNRIFVGGFNYLTESQKKILSILKSNYEVHFSWDIDNYYYSRNYHEAGKYFRTYNSYDINKDVHELISIENFPAVQIKSCPNKNAQVKKVVDDVLDLLKELDYENEIKPNKNLMAIVLADESLLKILLESFPLTIQDKKGREIDITDLLNISMGRPLKESQFYQLLRLIFELHESLIQNDNRGIHYKILKTVLTHPLIKACFKNRKKIEKLDSRVRKHNKAYLKKKEVLEIEKNKVIPLLMDTWNENGVGFCDFGLRLTQIILENFKNIPEDERIFLNAFQRVFEKMEDLLDQFQKDLDSKTFRKLLFQLLNQYNIPFAGEPISPIQIIGLLETRALDFDYTFIISCNEGDLPKKRIQDSLFPFDIRSQFNIPTFIDKDASLSYTFYRLFHRTKSLNLYYHNSNDPMNGKASPSRFIKQLEFEMFPFFNRETGQETVLHYFPENPDKLISIRKNEDMIRKIESYISRKNYKGEDRGISPSLINTYLRDPITFFKRVILEVREPDVLEEGFEANTFGSIIHEALDRILRPYKNEIIDEKLVDLIIAKTDLNQLLEEETKKLAKDIETEKGINKLYLFTAGTLIEKYLNLIRTDKFLLLETERDLTHIFTFQHKVLNKEIKVTLHGKADRIDLQGDIIRIVDYKTGRIENSEKFKFDLSEALWDTKNKDKILQLLIYKYLLLKNKANLDFMRPYQNHRIESGFYFFRKGNDPFIKLETAEHLNDEINFCQSVETVLIDIIHEILNPEISFTEEITENIWTEIN is encoded by the coding sequence ATGAGGAATAATCAGAATGCATTTATTGAGAATTTGATTCTTGCAATAGTTGCTGAAAAAAAGTCGAATTATTCGGATACCTGTTTGATTTTTCCAACAAAAAGGGCTGTGCTCTATGCCAAAGAATATTTTGTCAAACACGCTGAAGGAAGCTTGATTTTGCCGGAAATTCAAAGTTTTGAAGAATTTGTATATCAGTGTATCCCATTGGATATCGCTTCTCAGGAACTCGCCTTAATGAATTTGCATAAGGTTTATAAAGACATACAGTCAAAATACGATTTTCCATTTGAGGATTTTCTAAATTATTCGATGTTACTCCTTAAAGACTTTGATAGCATAGATCAAAATCTTGTTAATGATGAATCTGTTTTCAAATTAATGAGTCAAAGCGCAAGCCTCGAACGCTGGTCAAATGATCTTGGTGTTGATAATCTTTCCTTTGATGAAAATGGAATAGTGAGTGATTATTTTACTTTCTGGGACATTGCAGCGGAACTGTATAAAAAAAACAAATCCTACCTTCTTTCAAAAAATATTTGCTACACAGGTTTAGCCTATCGTTTTTTCTTCGAAAATTTTGAGTCGCTAAAAAATGACATCAATTTTAATAGAATTTTTGTTGGAGGATTCAATTACCTGACTGAATCGCAGAAGAAAATTTTAAGTATTCTTAAATCGAACTACGAAGTTCATTTCAGTTGGGATATCGATAATTATTATTACTCCAGAAATTATCATGAGGCCGGAAAGTACTTCAGAACTTATAATTCATATGATATCAATAAAGATGTTCATGAATTAATAAGCATAGAAAATTTCCCAGCAGTTCAGATAAAATCCTGTCCAAATAAAAATGCACAGGTTAAGAAAGTGGTTGACGATGTTCTTGACCTACTGAAAGAGCTGGATTATGAAAATGAGATAAAACCCAATAAAAATTTAATGGCCATAGTCCTGGCGGACGAGTCCTTGCTAAAAATTCTACTCGAAAGTTTTCCATTAACAATACAGGACAAAAAGGGAAGAGAAATTGATATTACTGATTTATTAAATATCAGTATGGGAAGGCCTCTAAAAGAAAGTCAATTCTATCAACTACTGCGATTGATCTTTGAACTTCATGAATCACTAATTCAAAACGATAATCGGGGTATTCACTACAAAATCCTTAAAACTGTTTTAACTCATCCTTTGATTAAGGCTTGTTTTAAAAACCGTAAAAAAATTGAAAAACTCGATTCACGGGTTCGTAAGCACAACAAGGCTTATTTGAAGAAAAAAGAGGTTTTGGAAATTGAGAAAAACAAAGTCATTCCACTCTTGATGGATACCTGGAATGAAAACGGGGTAGGATTTTGTGATTTTGGATTAAGACTGACCCAAATAATATTAGAAAATTTCAAGAATATTCCTGAGGATGAAAGAATTTTTCTAAATGCTTTTCAAAGAGTATTTGAGAAAATGGAGGATCTTTTGGATCAATTCCAAAAGGATCTGGATTCAAAAACATTCAGGAAACTGCTTTTTCAATTACTTAATCAGTACAATATCCCTTTTGCCGGAGAACCTATAAGTCCAATTCAGATAATTGGATTACTGGAAACGAGAGCACTCGATTTCGACTATACCTTTATCATTTCCTGCAATGAAGGTGACCTTCCAAAAAAACGGATTCAGGATAGTCTTTTTCCATTTGATATTCGAAGTCAATTTAATATTCCAACATTTATTGATAAGGATGCCTCCTTGTCTTATACCTTTTATCGTTTGTTTCACAGAACTAAAAGTTTAAACCTTTATTATCACAATTCAAATGACCCTATGAATGGAAAGGCAAGTCCTAGTAGGTTTATAAAGCAATTGGAGTTTGAGATGTTCCCTTTTTTTAACAGGGAAACAGGACAGGAAACTGTATTACATTATTTCCCGGAAAACCCGGATAAGTTAATTTCCATTCGAAAAAATGAGGATATGATTCGTAAAATCGAATCTTACATATCCCGAAAAAACTACAAAGGGGAGGATCGTGGTATTTCACCCTCCTTAATTAATACTTATTTAAGAGACCCCATTACTTTTTTCAAAAGGGTTATTTTGGAAGTTCGTGAGCCTGATGTACTTGAAGAGGGTTTCGAGGCCAATACATTTGGTTCTATTATTCACGAAGCTTTAGACAGGATATTAAGACCTTATAAAAATGAAATAATAGATGAGAAATTAGTAGATCTTATAATAGCGAAAACCGATTTAAATCAATTACTGGAAGAAGAAACCAAAAAATTAGCAAAGGATATTGAGACCGAAAAAGGTATAAATAAGCTCTATTTATTTACTGCAGGAACGCTGATCGAAAAGTACTTAAATCTTATTAGAACGGATAAGTTTTTACTTCTTGAGACAGAAAGAGACCTCACTCATATTTTTACATTTCAGCATAAGGTTCTCAATAAAGAAATTAAGGTAACGCTGCATGGTAAAGCAGACCGAATTGATTTACAGGGAGATATAATTCGTATTGTTGATTATAAAACCGGCCGGATTGAAAATTCCGAAAAATTTAAATTTGATTTAAGTGAGGCCCTTTGGGATACCAAAAACAAAGATAAAATTCTTCAGCTTCTCATCTATAAATATTTGCTATTAAAAAATAAAGCAAATCTTGACTTTATGCGTCCTTATCAAAATCACAGAATTGAATCGGGATTTTACTTTTTTCGAAAAGGCAATGATCCTTTTATAAAATTAGAAACGGCCGAACATCTGAACGATGAAATTAATTTCTGTCAGAGCGTCGAAACTGTACTCATTGATATTATTCATGAGATTTTAAATCCCGAAATTTCATTTACTGAAGAAATTACAGAAAATATTTGGACTGAAATTAATTAA
- a CDS encoding sulfotransferase domain-containing protein: MNDFLPNFLIVGAAKSGTTSLFDQLCRHPEVFKPYIKEPGYFIPLNQYSSINTWEEYQNIFRGANNFKARGEASVTYLFDEQSPELIKEKLGEEVRILIILRNPIDMSYSLWQHRKRDLKEEFDFFEALKLRDTKNPNAISVKSIEYDWDYLNRAKYYEQVKRYIDKFKNVKILIFEDYIKNVNLQFKEVCEFLGINPQITVELESKNTAYKPRFPLIQKALTYQLSIKKILKKILPHNFLVGLKSKVENLNKVETTSQKLDSKDRIKLASQFKEDVENLSKLIGKDLKVYWNEFN; encoded by the coding sequence ATGAATGATTTTTTACCTAATTTTTTAATAGTAGGAGCTGCCAAAAGCGGAACAACCAGTTTATTTGATCAGCTTTGTAGGCATCCGGAGGTTTTCAAACCTTATATTAAAGAACCAGGCTATTTTATTCCTCTGAATCAATACTCTAGCATCAATACCTGGGAAGAGTACCAGAATATTTTCAGGGGCGCCAATAATTTTAAAGCCAGAGGCGAGGCTTCAGTAACGTACTTATTTGATGAACAAAGCCCGGAATTGATCAAAGAAAAGTTGGGTGAAGAAGTCAGGATTCTTATTATATTAAGAAATCCCATAGACATGTCTTATTCCCTGTGGCAGCATCGCAAAAGAGACTTAAAAGAGGAGTTTGATTTTTTTGAAGCCTTGAAATTAAGAGACACAAAAAATCCGAATGCCATTTCAGTAAAATCTATTGAATATGACTGGGATTATCTTAACAGGGCCAAATATTATGAGCAGGTAAAACGATATATTGACAAATTCAAGAATGTCAAAATTTTGATATTTGAAGACTATATCAAAAATGTCAATCTTCAATTTAAGGAGGTTTGCGAGTTTCTTGGAATCAATCCGCAAATAACGGTTGAACTTGAATCGAAAAATACGGCATATAAACCCAGGTTTCCACTTATTCAAAAGGCATTGACCTATCAACTTTCAATCAAGAAAATATTGAAGAAAATATTACCGCATAATTTTTTGGTTGGACTAAAATCAAAAGTGGAAAACTTAAATAAGGTTGAAACGACAAGCCAGAAATTAGATAGCAAAGACCGAATTAAACTGGCGTCTCAATTCAAAGAAGATGTAGAAAACCTATCCAAATTGATAGGAAAAGATCTAAAAGTTTATTGGAATGAATTTAATTAA
- the arsS gene encoding arsenosugar biosynthesis radical SAM protein ArsS (Some members of this family are selenoproteins.) has translation MEKTLLRRKHELSKNEHQIAILNNADKLKIPTFRDKIEDLGIFPLKPTGIEIFQINVGKMCNQVCKHCHVDAGPDRKEIMTRETMQACLEALKNSDIQSVDLTGGAPEMNPDFRWFVEEIRKLGKNVIVRCNLTIILANPKYNDLPEFFKKHKVNVVSSLPYFNARRTDAQRGEGVFEKSIQALKMLNEVGYGKDPNLQLDLVYNPTGAFLPGDQQGLEAEFKRKLKEGFNIVFNSLFAITNVPVSRFLDYLIASENLESYMNELVNAFNPSAAMGVMCRNTISIGWDGYVYDCDFNQMLGMKVDVPYGMHISEWDLEQQNNRNININQHCFACTAGAGSSCGGSLT, from the coding sequence ATGGAGAAAACACTTCTCAGAAGAAAACACGAGCTTTCAAAAAACGAACATCAGATTGCCATTCTCAACAATGCCGACAAACTGAAAATTCCGACTTTTCGGGATAAAATTGAAGATTTAGGAATTTTCCCTCTCAAACCCACCGGCATAGAAATATTTCAGATAAATGTGGGAAAAATGTGTAATCAGGTATGTAAACACTGTCATGTAGATGCCGGGCCCGATCGCAAGGAAATAATGACAAGGGAGACAATGCAGGCTTGTTTGGAAGCATTAAAAAATTCTGACATACAATCGGTTGATCTCACCGGAGGAGCGCCGGAAATGAATCCGGATTTTCGATGGTTTGTAGAAGAAATAAGGAAACTGGGTAAAAATGTTATCGTGAGATGCAACCTCACTATAATACTAGCCAATCCCAAATACAATGACCTGCCGGAATTTTTTAAAAAACATAAAGTCAATGTGGTAAGCTCATTGCCCTATTTCAATGCAAGAAGAACAGATGCTCAAAGAGGTGAAGGCGTGTTTGAAAAATCAATTCAAGCCTTGAAAATGCTCAACGAAGTAGGCTATGGAAAGGACCCCAATTTACAATTGGACCTTGTATATAACCCAACAGGTGCATTTTTACCCGGCGATCAGCAAGGACTGGAAGCAGAATTTAAGAGAAAACTAAAAGAAGGCTTTAACATTGTATTTAATAGTCTTTTCGCCATTACTAATGTTCCGGTGAGCCGTTTTTTGGATTATTTAATCGCAAGCGAAAATCTCGAGTCCTATATGAACGAGTTGGTTAATGCTTTTAATCCTTCAGCAGCCATGGGTGTCATGTGCAGAAATACTATTAGTATTGGCTGGGATGGATATGTTTATGACTGTGACTTTAATCAGATGCTTGGTATGAAAGTTGATGTCCCCTATGGAATGCATATTAGTGAATGGGATCTGGAACAACAAAACAACAGGAATATCAATATTAATCAGCATTGCTTTGCTTGTACTGCAGGTGCTGGCTCTAGCTGTGGTGGTTCATTAACTTAA